A segment of the Flavobacterium azooxidireducens genome:
GAAGAAAAAAAGGCACAAAGTTTATGAAACTGAAAAATGGACGCATCAACTTGAAACCTGAAACTTGAAACCTGAAACTTCTTTTTACCACTGCTCCCCTAGCCCCGATAGAAGTGGAAAGCCTTGTGCAGGATTGTTGTATTTTTTCTTGGCGAAAAAGAGCGACCTTGGGAGCTACTTTTTTGCCTTAGAAAAAAACAACAAGACAAACAAGCTTGGAATGGAAAGCGGGAATAGCTTCTTAAAAAAAACTAATTACTGATGGAAAAGGCATGGTAATTGCTTATTTTTGAAACATTAAATTATATCAAGTATGAAAAAAACGATTTTACTTTTATGTGCCTTTACTTTTTTTGGCTGTGCTGAGATGCAGCAAATTGCCGCTCAACTTCCTCAAACCGGCGGTATCCTTGGGAATGCCGACATTGCCAACGGGTTGAAAGAAGCCTTGAACAACGGAATTGACAAACAGGTTTCGAAATTGACGAAAACGGACGGTTTTTATAGAAATGAAGCGGTGAAAATTTTGTTGCCTGATGAGTTGAAGATGGTGGATTCAAGGCTACGTGCAATGGGTTTATCGAGCTTGGCCGATGAAGGTTTGAAAGTGTTAAACCGTGCTGCGGAAGATGCTGTGAAAGAAGCGACTCCGATTTTTGTGGATGCTGTGAAGCAAATGACGTTTAATGACGCAAAGAATATTTTGATGGGAAATCAAACGGCGGCGACTTCGTATTTGCAGAATTCGACTTCGACGGCGTTATATGGAAAATTTAATCCGGTGATTAAAAATTCCTTTAGCAAAGTGGGTGCTGATAAGGTTTGGGAGAATATCATTACGCGTTACAATTCGATTCCGTTGGTGAAAAAAGTGAATCCTGATTTGACGGATTATACTACTACAAAAGCAATGGAAGGCGTTTTTAAAATGGTTGCTGTAGAAGAAAAAGAGATTAGAACAAATTTAAGTGCGAGAAGTTCTGATTTGTTGAAGAGGGTTTTTGCGATGCAGGATAATAAGTAACCTCCCCCCGCCCCCTCTAAACGAGGGGGAGACGAGACGTGAAAATTTATGCAAGATTTGAATTTCTTACTTTGTTGTTATAGGATGGGTGATGGGTTTTCTGACAGAGCTAAAAATTTAATAATCAATAACATATATATAACAAATGCTTAACACAACGTACTGATTTTTCTGCCGATATTTGCAGTATAAATTTAAGGTTTGTTTGGTTAGAGTTAGTTAGTAAAAAGAAAGTCAGTGATTGAGACCGCTGACTTTTTTTATGCTTTAGACTGAACGAAAGAAATGACAGCCGAATTAAATTGAAGCGGTTGCTCAACATTTACTACGTGTCCGCAATTTTCTATCACAAATAACTCTGCCGTTTTATAGTGTTTTTCAACGACTTGACGCACGGATGGCAAAAACATATAGTCTTCTTGGCCCATGACATAAAGGGTTGGAATATTGATTTCGACTTGACGAAACCAGCGAAGAACCGGATTTATTTCGGCGGTTAATTTAAACCATTTGATGAATTCTTTTTGGTATAATTTTTTTGCTTCGTTAATGAAAAGTAATCGAGATTGTTTGTGATTTTTCTTTGGCATAATCACAAAGGCGAAAAAACGATAGAGTACTAAATAGGGTAAAACGTATTTGAAAATATTTCCGAGTTTCATTAAAATCTGTGAGCGGAAATTCATTTTTAATATTGCTCCGCCCATGATCATCGATTTTACTCGGGTGGGATGCATTTCTGCCAATTGTCTGATAACGATGGTTCCGAGCGAAATGCCGACAAAATGAGAAGATTCTATTTTTAAATGATCGATTACTTCGTAAACATCTTGGGCAATGGATTTGAACGTATATTTTTGTTTGAATCCGTTTTTGAGGTTTGGTTTTGATTCGCCGTGACCTCTTAAATCAAGTAATAAAACATTAAAGTGTTTTTGAAATTCTCTGATTTGCTTGAACCAAATAGACGAACTTCCGCCGGCACCATGCACGAAAGTAACCCACTCTGAAGAAGTTTCGTTTTTGTATGTTGTGTAGAAAATCAAAGTTTTTTACAAATGTAACATTTTTACATAAATTTTGAATCTTAACAAATCATAATGAAAATATAATAATTTGATAATGTATCTTTGCAAAATAAAATTTCACCCCAATGAAAGGCGTTTTTAAAGAAAATAAAGATTTAAAGTTTTTGAAAGAAGAATTTTCAAACTTTTTGAAAAAGAAAAAGCAACCTATTGCTGAAAAACCGGAAAATGTTCAAGCTGAAAAGAAAGAAACGTTGGTTTTAGAAGAAGTTGAACTATAATTTTTCGTGTAACGTTTTAAAGTAATCGAAAGCTTTTAGTATTCGGCTTCCGTACCAAGAAAAACTTTCTCCATCCACTTGGATAATTTTTACATTTGAAGTGAATTTTCCAATTTGATCTTCATGACTTTGATTGAATGGATAGGGTTCTGAAGACAATAAAATTAAATCGACTTCACTGTTTTTAATTTCATTCTCATTCATTTCCGGATAGCGAGGCTTGTTACAGGCGTTTTGAAAATTGTTTAGCTTTAACATGGCATCAATAAACGTATCTTCTCCTGCTACCATATAGGGTTTTGCCCAAATAAAATAAAGTGCTTTTTTGATTGGTTTATCAACCATAAAAAACTGAAAATCATTGTAAGCCAAACTTATTTTTGAAATCCATTGCTTCGCTTCTTCTTGTTTATTGAACAACTGACCAAAGTCGTCAATCATTTTGAGATTGTCTTCTACCGACTTAATATCTGTGACAATAACGGGACAAATTTGACTTAATTCATCTACAATTGCTTTTGTGTTTTCCTCTTTGTTGGCAATTATTACGTCTGGATTGAGTTCTTTAATTTTAGTAAAGTCTACAATTTTAGTTCCGCCAATTATTCTTTTTGTTTTTTTTAAGTGGATGGGATGAACGCAAAATTTTGTGATTCCCACCATTGAATCTTCTAAACCCAAATCATATAGAAGTTCAGTTTGTGAGGGAACGAGAGAAACGATTCGTTTGGGCGAAGTTTCAAATTGATGAAGATTATCAAGTTGGTCTTTTATTTGTATCATCTCACTAATTCATCATTTTCCCAAATTCCTTCTTTTTTTAGTTTTCCGTTCTTTTTAAACAGCTTTCCCTCCCCATGACGTTGATCATTTTTCCAAAAACCTTTGTACACTTCGCCATTTTTCCAATGATATTCTCCGTATCCGTCTCTTTTATCATTTTTAAATTCACCTTCATAATGTTCGTTGTCTTTCCAAGTAAAAATTCCTTTTCCGTGACGGAAATTATTTTGCCAATATCCTTTATAAATACTTCCTGTTTCAAAAATCCCAACTCCAAAACCTTCTGCATTTCCGTTTTTAGTTTGTCCGATGTATTGAAATTTTTTACCTTTTGAACTGGTTAAATTCAAAATTCCACTTGCCATCTGAAGCTCGTTTAACTTGGATTTTGCCACTTCTAAATCATTTTTCGTTTTTTCTAAATCACTTATTGCAACTTTATCATAGGCAATTATTGTATCATGTACCGTCTTTTCTCTTTGACTCAAAATGATTTTTGGCGACGTATTATTGGATTTATTTTGTAACAATTCAACTGTATTTATCCAAAGTGAATCTGACATTGGAATTGACTTAACTATTGTATTTGCTTCTTGTTCAAAACCTTCTAAATATAAATGAGTAGCTTGGAAGTATTTTTTATATGTTTCTAAAGAATCTATTTTGAGCGTATAATTCTCTTTTAATTCTTTTAACTCATTAGATTGCTTTTCTATTTTATAATTATATAATAAGTAGAAGCACAATCCTGTTAGAAAAATACTGCTTAGAAGTAAAATATAATTTTTTCTTTTAGTCATATTAATTTCCATTAGTCTGAATATCTTACTTGTTGATCATTAGATTTCCACAATCCACTTAATTGATCGATATATAGTCCAACCATGATTCCTCTTCCGTGATCAAACTCATATCCGGTTGCTCCACGAGTTCGAAATCTGTCAACATAACGTAATTCGAGTCTTGCTACATCTAAGAAACGATAACCTAAACCTACATATAATCTATTTTGGTTAAAGGTATTAAGCACCACATTTTTACCGATATTTAGTCCAATTTCGTTTGAAACAGCTGCATATAATGTATTGTTTTCATAAAAATCATTGGAGTTAATCATGTATCTAATTCTGTAACGAAATCTAAATCGTGTAAAAAAACGATATTCATCTGAGTCAGCTTGTTCTTGCCACCGCAATTCGTAACGATATCGCCAAGTATGCATCCACTTTCCATTATCATGTTTGTAATGGTGGAAAAATTGAAAAGTAGTTCTTAGTTCATGATAATTAGGTCGTTCCAGATCTTCAGGTTTCCCAACATATTCGTTGGTATGCATGTATCCGATTGGTGAAATTGAAAGTCGAGAATTTTTAGTAAATTGATAATTAATCCAAGGTCTGATGCTGGTTCGCAAATGGCTATCAAACATGCTTCCGGAGTTTAATTCGTTTTTGCTTCTGTAGACAAAATCTGCTCCAACGCCCCAATTTTCATTGAAAAACTCATTAATTTCTGTTTTGTGCCAAAAAACAGAATGCGGGTAAACAGTTTTTCTCTCCTGAGCATAATTCAGTAGTGGAGAAAATAATAATAAGGCTAATACTACTCTATATTTCAATTCTTTGTGTTTTATCAAAAAACAAAAATAGGTTTCTCAATAAAAATTAAAAAATAATACTCGTTAATTTCCTGCTAATTTTTAACATTTAGGAGGATTTCTTCCGTTTGAAGGTTTAAAAATTTTTGTTTATTCTCAGTTGATATTGGAAAAAACTAATCACTATCTATCCAGATAATCTGCTATTCTTTTATAATTTGTTATCAATAAATAGCCAAGAATAATATTAATCAAACTCACTGACAAATTAAAATAATCTACTTTTTGACCATCTATTCCATACACACTAACCTCTTTTTTAAAAGCATTAATAATATGGTATAAGAAATTGGGAACATAATCAATAACCAAAAAGAATCCAACCAACAGAATAGCAAGCTTTAGTATTGCCAAGGAATTCAAATTTCCTAAAATGATATTTTCCTCATCAAAACCTTTGTCAAGTTCTAACTTATTGATGATAGAATCGGCTTTATAAATCAAGAGAAAACAAATAAAAATACCAATAAACAAACTCCCTAATGCAATGAAGATAAAGGTATAATCTTCATAATAAATAAAAGACGAAATTGTTTCCGGAAGCAATGTAAATATGCTAATTATAAAAGAATAAAGCCCGAATATTTTAATCAGCAACCTAAAAAAATCTCTTTTTGTCATCTTTATTTGGTTTTAAGAATTTCTTCCATTTCCTTTTGCAATTTCAACGCTTCTTCTCTAGCTTTTGCTGCAAAATCTGATTCATTTGAAGCATAAATAATACCGCGTGAAGAATTAATTAATAATCCAACATTGGCATTCAATCCGTATTTACAAACTTCCTGTAAACTTCCTCCTTGTGCTCCTACTCCGGGAACAAGAAGAAAACTATCGGGAACTATTTTTCTGATTTCCGTAAAATATTCTGCTTTGGTGGCTCCAACCACATACATTAAATTCTGACTATTTTTCCATGTTTTGGATGTTTCTAAAACATGTTTATAAATTTCAGTTTCGCCGGAAAGCTTCGTTTGAAAATCGAATGCACCTTCGTTGGAAGTTAATGCAAGTAAAATGGTGTGTTTGTTTTCGAAAGCTAAAAACGGTTCAACTGAATCTTTTCCCATGTAAGGAGCAACGGTGACGGAATCAAAATTCAAATCTTCCAAAAATGCTTTTGC
Coding sequences within it:
- a CDS encoding alpha/beta fold hydrolase; amino-acid sequence: MIFYTTYKNETSSEWVTFVHGAGGSSSIWFKQIREFQKHFNVLLLDLRGHGESKPNLKNGFKQKYTFKSIAQDVYEVIDHLKIESSHFVGISLGTIVIRQLAEMHPTRVKSMIMGGAILKMNFRSQILMKLGNIFKYVLPYLVLYRFFAFVIMPKKNHKQSRLLFINEAKKLYQKEFIKWFKLTAEINPVLRWFRQVEINIPTLYVMGQEDYMFLPSVRQVVEKHYKTAELFVIENCGHVVNVEQPLQFNSAVISFVQSKA
- a CDS encoding DUF4197 domain-containing protein, with the protein product MKKTILLLCAFTFFGCAEMQQIAAQLPQTGGILGNADIANGLKEALNNGIDKQVSKLTKTDGFYRNEAVKILLPDELKMVDSRLRAMGLSSLADEGLKVLNRAAEDAVKEATPIFVDAVKQMTFNDAKNILMGNQTAATSYLQNSTSTALYGKFNPVIKNSFSKVGADKVWENIITRYNSIPLVKKVNPDLTDYTTTKAMEGVFKMVAVEEKEIRTNLSARSSDLLKRVFAMQDNK
- a CDS encoding ABC transporter substrate-binding protein, with translation MIQIKDQLDNLHQFETSPKRIVSLVPSQTELLYDLGLEDSMVGITKFCVHPIHLKKTKRIIGGTKIVDFTKIKELNPDVIIANKEENTKAIVDELSQICPVIVTDIKSVEDNLKMIDDFGQLFNKQEEAKQWISKISLAYNDFQFFMVDKPIKKALYFIWAKPYMVAGEDTFIDAMLKLNNFQNACNKPRYPEMNENEIKNSEVDLILLSSEPYPFNQSHEDQIGKFTSNVKIIQVDGESFSWYGSRILKAFDYFKTLHEKL
- a CDS encoding MORN repeat-containing protein; this translates as MTKRKNYILLLSSIFLTGLCFYLLYNYKIEKQSNELKELKENYTLKIDSLETYKKYFQATHLYLEGFEQEANTIVKSIPMSDSLWINTVELLQNKSNNTSPKIILSQREKTVHDTIIAYDKVAISDLEKTKNDLEVAKSKLNELQMASGILNLTSSKGKKFQYIGQTKNGNAEGFGVGIFETGSIYKGYWQNNFRHGKGIFTWKDNEHYEGEFKNDKRDGYGEYHWKNGEVYKGFWKNDQRHGEGKLFKKNGKLKKEGIWENDELVR
- the pyrF gene encoding orotidine-5'-phosphate decarboxylase, with product MTTAQLIEQIYIKKSFLCIGLDVDLNKIPKHLLQTEDPIFEFNKSIIDATHDLCISYKPNTAFYEAYGLKGWQSLQKTIDYINTNYPEIFTIADAKRGDIGNTSSMYAKAFLEDLNFDSVTVAPYMGKDSVEPFLAFENKHTILLALTSNEGAFDFQTKLSGETEIYKHVLETSKTWKNSQNLMYVVGATKAEYFTEIRKIVPDSFLLVPGVGAQGGSLQEVCKYGLNANVGLLINSSRGIIYASNESDFAAKAREEALKLQKEMEEILKTK
- a CDS encoding DUF2490 domain-containing protein; amino-acid sequence: MKYRVVLALLLFSPLLNYAQERKTVYPHSVFWHKTEINEFFNENWGVGADFVYRSKNELNSGSMFDSHLRTSIRPWINYQFTKNSRLSISPIGYMHTNEYVGKPEDLERPNYHELRTTFQFFHHYKHDNGKWMHTWRYRYELRWQEQADSDEYRFFTRFRFRYRIRYMINSNDFYENNTLYAAVSNEIGLNIGKNVVLNTFNQNRLYVGLGYRFLDVARLELRYVDRFRTRGATGYEFDHGRGIMVGLYIDQLSGLWKSNDQQVRYSD